The Morganella morganii sequence ACCGTCGTAATCATCTAATTTTGCTTCAATATCCTGCAACAGCGCATCCGCTGTCCGGTGAAATTCTGTATCGTTCATCGTCATTTCCTATTTGCTTTTCGACATCTAACTGCGATTATAGAGGGTATTGACCGATGATTAACAGGCATGACTGTAAATGAAGAAAAAAAATGATCTGTGCGGTATCCGCCGTGATGCTGCTGACCCTGTCCGGCTGCGGACTGAAAGGCCCGCTTTACTTCCCGCCGGAAGAGCCTGCCGCCGCGAAAAGCGCGCCTGCAGCCAAGCCTGCGGCAGAGCAGTCTGCTGTGCAGACTGACAACGCTGAGCCCGGCAAAACGCAAAAATGACCACCGGATAACCCCGGTTACTGAGGCGTAAACAGGATCTGAACATGCAGTTCACCAAAATGCACGGCCTGGGTAATGATTTTATGGTGGTGGACGCCGTCACCCAGAATATCTATTTTTCTCCGGAGCTTATCTGCCGTCTGGCAGACCGGCACACCGGTGTCGGCTTTGATCAGCTGCTGGTGGTGGAAGCGCCCTATGACCCGGAACTGGATTTTCACTACCGCATCTTTAACGCCGACGGCAGTGAAGTGGCGCAGTGCGGCAACGGCGCGCGCTGTTTTGCCCGGTTTGTCCGCCTCAAAGGGCTGACCAACAAACGGGATATCCGTGTCAGCACGCAGTCCGGACGCATGGTGCTCACGATTGCCGATGATGACAATGTCCGCGTGAATATGGGCGTGCCGGAGTTTGAACCGGCGCTGGTACCGTTCCGCGCGGTCAAAGAAGAGAAAACCTATATTATCCGCGCCGCTGAACGCACGGTTCTGTGTGGTGTGGTGTCGATGGGCAATCCGCACTGTGTTATCCAGGTGGAAAGCACGGAAACGGCGGAAGTTGAGGTTATCGGCCCTGTTCTGGAAAGCCACGAGCGTTTCCCGGAGCGGGCAAATATCGGCTTTATGCAGATCCTGTCGCGTGACCATATCCGTCTGCGCGTATACGAGCGCGGTGTCGGTGAAACACAGGCCTGCGGCAGCGGCGCCTGTGCGGCGGTTTCTGTCGGGATCCGCCAGGGCCTGCTGGCTGAAAATGTGCAGGTGGATTTACCCGGCGGTACCCTGTTTATCAGCTGGGAAGGTGAGGGAAAACCCCTGTTTATGACCGGCCCGGCCACGCATGTATATGATGGTGTTATCCATCTTTAATCATCATAAAGAGGATAAATAGCAATGGACAGTCAACAGGATACGGCCGTATTTGCCCCTTCCGGAGAGCCGGATGAGGCGGCGGTGCTGGCGTATCTGAAAGCGCATCCGGATTTTTTCATCCGCAATGCCGCGCAGATCACTGACATGACCATCCCGCACCCGGTAAAAGGTGCGGTCTCTCTGGTGGAGTGGCAGCTCGGACGCCAGCGTGAGCGGATAGGCACGCTGACGGATGATCTGATGCAGCTGATGATACAGGCCCGTGAAAACGAACACCTGTTCTCGCGCCTGCTGAAACTGCTGGCGTCGCTGTCCGCCGCGACTTCTCTTGATGATTTTTCCGAACGCCTGAATCAGTGGGCGAAGGGGCTGAAACTCAGTCATGCCAGAATCCGTCTGTTTACTGACAGCTGGCGGCTGGGTGCGCCGTTCCGTCATCAGGATCTGGCCTTATCCCGCGCACACTTTGAAGCCATCCGTCTCTCCCGCTTCGGGGATCGCAACCATTATCTGGGACAACTGACAGCCCCTGAAATTCAGCTGCTGCTGCCGGACAGTGCATTTGTCGGTTCAGCGTCTGTATCGCTGCTGGGCGGACAGCATGACCTCGGTGTAGTGATATTTGTCAGCCGTGACAAGCAGCACTATCAGAAAGATATGGGTACCGCGATGCTGGAACAGGTAGCCTATTTCCTGCCGCAGCTGCTGCAGCGCTGGGTGGAGCTGGCATGACGGACAGCGCGGCAGATGACCTGCTGGTCACGGCAGAACAGTTTCTGCAGTATCTGCGGGTAGAGCGCCGGTTAAGTCCGGTCACGATTACCAATTACCGCCGCCAGCTCACCGCGCTGGCGGAAATGATGGCCGCCGGTAAACTCCGCTGCTGGGCACAACTGGAACCGGCAACAGTGCGGATGCTGGCCGCAAAAAGCCGCCGTAACGGGTTACAGCCCGCCAGTCTGGCGCTGCGTCTTTCCGCTCTCCGTTCATTTCTTGACTGGCAGGTCAGTAACGGCCTGCTGCCCGCCAATCCGGCCAAGGCTGTCAGTGCCCCGAAACAGGGACGGCACCTGCCGAAAAATATGGATGTGGATGATATTACCCGGCTGATGGATATCAGCAGTAATGATCCGCTGACCGTGCGTGACCGTACCATGCTGGAAGTGATGTACGGCGCGGGGCTGCGTTTATCGGAGCTGGTCGGGCTGAATACCGGGGATTTTGACCTGGCCACCGGCGAAGTGCGGGTGCTGGGGAAGGGCAGCAAAGAGCGCAAAGTGCCGCTCGGCAAAACGGCAGTTGCCTGTCTGGAGCGCTGGCTGCCGCTGCGTGAGCTGTATGACCCGGAAGACCGGGCGGTGTTTATCTCCACCAAAAGCGGTAAGCGGATTTCAGCGCGTAATGTGCAGAAACGGTTTGAATACTGGGGCCTGCACCAGGGGCTGAACAGCCATCTGAACCCGCATAAACTGCGCCACTCCTTTGCGACTCATATTCTGGAATCCAGCGGCGATCTGCGTGCCGTGCAGGAATTGCTGGGGCATGCTAATCTGTCCACCACGCAAATCTATACCCATCTGGATTTTCAGCATCTTGCCAATGTGTATGATGTTGCACATCCGCGGGCCAAACGAGGAAAACCGTAATGCGTTTTTACCGCCCCCTTTCACCTGTCCGCGCCATGACGTTCGATCTTGACGACACGCTGTATGATAATCGTCCGGTGATGGATAAAACCGAGGAGGAGGTCATTGCGTTTATCCGTCAGTATGATCCGCGTTTCAGTGAATTACCGGCTGACTATATTAATGTGTTCCGTGACCGGATCCGCCGTCAGCAGCCGGAGATTTTCCATGATGTCAGCCGCTGGCGTCTGCTTTCCTGGCGCACCTTTTTCCTGCATTACGGCTATACCGCCGCCCGTGCTCAGGCTGGGGCGGATGCAGTGATGGCGCATTTTGCGCAGTGGCGCAGCCGTATTGATGTGCCGCAGTCCACGCATGACACGCTGACTGCGCTGGCGGCCAAAATTCCGCTGGTGGCGATCACCAACGGCAATATGGAGCCGGAAAAATGCGGGCTGGCAGATTATTTTACTTTTATTCTCAAAGCCGGTCCCGACGGGCGGGCAAAGCCGTTCTGCGATATGTACCGCACGGCGGCGCAGCGGCTGGCTCTCCCGGCAGAAAATATCCTGCATGTCGGTGATAACCTGAATACCGATGTGGAAGGTGCGCTGTGCAGCGGCATGCAGGCCTGCTGGATCAACCTTGACGGCCGTGATGTTTATCACGACCCGGAAACCCGCCTGCTGCCGCATATTGAAATTACACAGTTGGATTCTTTAACCGGACTGTTATAATTTTATCTGTATAAAAAACCAGTTCTTCCGGATCCGGCTGTCCGGAAGGCGCTTTTTCTTTCGCGGCGCTGCCGCACAAAACACTGATGGAAATTATGGACGTCTCTTATCTGCTTGAAAGCCTTAATGATAAACAGCGCGAAGCGGTGGCGGCTCCCCGCTCAAACATGCTGGTGCTGGCGGGTGCCGGTTCCGGAAAAACCCGGGTGCTGGTGCACCGTATCGCCTGGCTGCTGGCAGTGGAGAATGCGTCTCCGTTTTCGGTGATGTCAGTGACCTTTACCAACAAAGCGGCGGCGGAAATGCGCCACCGTATTGAAGAGCTGGTCGGTACCAGTGAGGGCGGGATGTGGATCGGGACGTTCCACGGCCTGGCACATCGTCTGCTGCGGGCGCATCACCTTGATGCCGGATTACCGCAGGATTTCCAGATCCTCGACAGTGAAGATCAGATCCGCCTGATCCGCCGTCTGATCAAAGCCATGAATCTCGATGAAAAACAGTGGCCGGCCAAACAGGGCTGCTGGTATATCAATGGTAAAAAAGATGAAGGATTGCGGCCTCAGCATGTTGAGAGCTACGGCAACCCGGTGGAAGCCACCTGGCTGCGGATCTACCAGGCCTATCAGGAAGCCTGCGACCGTGCGGGGCTGGTGGATTTTGCCGAGCTGCTGCTGCGCGCACATGAATTGTGGCTCAACAAACCGGCGATTTTACAGCACTACCGTGACCGTTTTACCAATATCCTCGTGGACGAATTCCAGGACACCAACAGCATCCAGTACGCCTGGGTGCGCATGCTGGCGGGTGATACCGGCAAAGTGATGATTGTCGGTGATGATGATCAGTCTATCTACGGCTGGCGCGGGGCGCAGGTGGAAAATATCCAGCGCTTCCTGAAAGATTTCCCGGGTGCGACCACTATCCGCCTCGAGCAAAATTACCGTTCCACCAACAATATCCTGAAAGCGGCGAACGCCCTGATCTCGCACAACAGCGACCGGCTGGGGAAAAACCTCTGGACGGACGGTGAGGACGGCGAGCCTATCTCTCTGTATTGTGCCTTTAATGATCTGGATGAGGCGCGTTATGTGGTCGGACGCATCAGACAGTGGCATGAGAACGGCGGGGCGCTGGCGGACTGCGCGATTCTCTACCGCAGTAACGCCCAGTCCCGTTTACAGGAAGAGGCGCTGTTACAGGCCGCGCTGCCGTACCGTATTTACGGCGGCCAGCGCTTCTTCGAGCGCCAGGAAATCAAAGATGCGCTGGCGTATCTGCGCCTGATTTCAAACCGTCATGACGATGCCGCATTTGAGCGTGTGGTGAACACCCCGACACGCGGGATCGGCGACCGCACCCTGGACGTGGTGCGTCAGACTGCCCGTGAGCGGGAACTGACCCTCTGGGAAAGCTGCGGTGTGCTGCTGGAAGAAAAAGCACTGGCGGGACGCGCTGCCTCCGCGCTGGGGCGCTTCCTCGAGCTGATCAATCTGCTGGCGCAGGAAACTGACGGCCTGCCGCTGCATGTGCAGACTGACCGCGTGATCCGCGATTCCGGACTGCGGGCACACTATGAGCAGGAAAAAGGTGAAAAAGCCCAGGCGCGGATCGAAAACTTAGAGGAACTGGTGACCGCAACCAACCAGTTCAGCTATCAGGATGCTGACGAAGGGCTGACGCCGTTACAGGCATTTCTGTCCCATGCCGCGCTGGAATCCGGCGAAGGTCAGGCGGACCGCTATCAGGATGCTGTCCAACTGATGACACTGCACTCCGCCAAAGGGCTGGAGTTCCCGCAGGTCTTTATCGTCGGGGTGGAAGAGGGCATGTTCCCGGGCATGATGTCGATGGAGGAGAGCGGCCGTCTTGAAGAGGAGCGGCGGCTGGCCTATGTCGGTGTGACCCGTGCCATGCAGAAGCTGACTCTGACCTATGCCGAGACCCGCCGTCTGTACGGCAAAGAGGTGTATCACCGGCCATCCCGTTTTATCGGTGAACTGCCGCCGGAGTGTGTGGAGGAAGTGCGTCTGCGTGCTACCGTATCCCGCCCGGTTAATCATCAGCGGCTCGGCACACCGATCACCGCCAATGACAGCGGTTATACCCTCGGGCAGCGTGTCCGTCATCCGAAATTCGGGGAGGGCACTATCATCAATATGGAAGGTAACGGCGAGCATACCCGCTTACAGATAGCCTTCCAGGGTGAAGGGATCAAATGGCTGGTGGCCTCCTACGCCAAACTGGAAAAACCCTGATCTCCCGCAGAGTAAGGTGTTAATCGGATAATAACCGGTTGACACCCTTTTTCATCTGCGCATAACATGCGCACACTTTTTCTTTTCCTTTCGTTCCCGGAGGCCGCATACCATGCTGAGCGCATTCAGAGTTGACAATAAGCGTTTGCAACGTCTTGATTTAGAAGAGGGCGACGCCCTGACAGATGCGCTGTGGGTGGATATTTCGGAACCGGAAGAGCATGAACGGCAGCTGATTCAGACTCAGTTCAACCAGGAACTGGCAACCAGCCCGGAACTGGATGATATCGAAGCCTCCGCGCGTTTCTTTGAGGACGATGACGGGCTTCACGTCCACTCCTTTTTCTATTACGAAGATGCGGACGACCACGCCGGAAACTCCACTGTGGCATTTACCCTGCGTGACGGGCGTTTATACACGCTGCGTGAGCGGGAACTGCCTGCTTTCCGCCTGTACCGTATGCGCGCGCGCAAACAGACCATGCAGGACGGCAACGGTTACGAAATCCTGCTGGATCTGTTTGAAACCAAAATCGAGCAGCTGGCGGATGAAATCGAAAACATCTACAGCAATCTGGAAACACTCAGCCGGGCGATTATGAAAGGCAAGCAGGATGATGAGTTCGATAAAGCCCTGTCTGCCCTGGCCGAGCAGGAAGATATCGGCTGGAAAGTCCGTCTGTGTCTGATGGATACCCAGCGCGCGCTGAACTTCCTGGTCCGCCGTACCCGTCTGCCTGCGAATCAGCTGGAGCAGGCACGCGAAATCCTGCGCGATATCGAATCCCTGCTGCCGCACAATGAATCCCTGTTCCAGAAAGTGAACTTCCTGATGCAGGCGGCGATGGGCTTTATCAATATCGAACAGAGCCGCATTATCAAAATCTTCTCCGTTGTTTCTGTGGTATTCCTGCCGCCGACACTGGTGGCATCGAGTTACGGGATGAACTTCAAATTTATGCCGGAGCTGGACTGGTCGCTGGGGTATCCTGCTGCGATCGGGGTGATGGTTGCCGCTGCACTCGCGCCGTATCTTTACTTCAAACGCAAGAACTGGCTGTAACAGCCTTCCTCAGAAAAACGTGAACTCAATGCCCTTTGCAATCAGCATGTAAAGGGCGGTCCAGACCCCGGCGGACAGCAGACAGGTCACCAGTACACGGGTCTGTGTGAAACGCAGCAATCCGGCCGCCATCGGGATCAGATAGCGCAGCACCGCAATAAACCGTGAGGTAAACAGGATCAGCAGCCCGCTGGTCTGAAGCCGTGCCTGGGCTTTACCGAGGGCGGTTTTGTATTTCGCCATCAGTCCCGGAAAATAGTTGCGGGTGATAATCAGACGGCCGAGATAATACGAAATCATCGAACCACAGGCCGCGCCCAGCGTAATCACCAGCCAGATAATCACCACCGGAACGACCGGAAATGCCAGCGTCACTACCGTCATCAGCATGACAGAGGCGGGCGGCAGGACAGATGAGAGAATAATCGTGGATTTGCTCAGGGCGATAACAAACAGAATGGCCAGCAGCCAGAGCGGGTGGTCGTGCAGTACCGCCAGATGATGCGTGATCCAGTCCATAATTATCCTCCCGGTGACAGCGCCGGCAGATCCGGCGCTGTCTCACAGGATATCACGCTTTTTTGTAGCGGTGGCGCTGGGTGTACAGTGCATCCAGGGTAAAGACAATCAGTCCCGCCCAGATAAAGGCAAAGGTTACCAGCCGTTCGGCGGAAATAGCCTCGCCATATGCGGTGGTCGCCAGCACAAACATCAGGGTCGGACCGATGTACTGGAAGAAGCCGAGCGTGGAGAGACGCAGATGGTTAGCGGCCTCGGTAAACAGCAGCAGCGGCACGGTGGTGATAATCCCGGCGGCAATCAGCAGCAGATTCAGCGTCAGGCTGTTCATGGTCATATTGCTGGTGGCGCTGTTGGCAAAGAAAAGCAGATAAATACCCGCAACCGGCAGCAGCCACAAGGTTTCCACCAGCATCCCGCCCTGGGCATCCACCCCTAGTTTTTTGCGCAGCAGACCATACAGGCCGAATGTCATGGCCAGACTCAGCCCGATCACCGGCACAGTACCGAACTGCCAGAGCTGGATCAGCACGCCGGTAAAGGCGAGACACACGGCAAACCATTGCATACGGCGGAAACGCTCACCGAGAAAGAGCATTCCGAACAGGACGTTGACCAGCGGGTTAATAAAGTACCCGAGACTCGCTTCCAGCATATGGTTGTGGTTCACCGCCCAGATATAGATCAGCCAGTTAGAGGCGATAATACAGGCGGTCAGCGCGAGGATCATGATTTTCTTCGGCTGGCGGATAATCTGGCGGATACGCGGCCACTGGCGTGACACGGTGATCAGCAGGATCATAAAAAAGAATGACCAGATAATCCGGTGTGTCAGGATCTCATCCGCAGGCACCTGTTGGATCAGTTTGAAATACACAGGGGCAATACCCCAGATAAAGTAAGCGCCGAGAGCACAAAGGACGCCTTTTACGGTCTGTTGCTGGCTCATGATAGTCCAAGTCTGAAAGAAAGAAGAAAAGAAGATGCCTGCCGGCGCGGTCACTCTCGCATTGATACTACATAGTTACAACGTGAATAATCACGTCATTAATTAATTATTCGTAAAATGTGATCGCCTGCGATACGCCGGATGGCGGCAAAGACGTTAAAAAGATGTGAAAGTGTAACGCGCATCACAAAATTACACCAGAAGGTGTGCGCAAAAAAACTCAGCACCGATCGAATATTATCACCGTCCGTGCGGATAGTCTGTTATCTGATGGCAAACTGAGCTAGCATAGAAGCATCTTTTCACCGGCAGAATGCACTGCCCGGATTTCTGTTTCACCTGAGGAGCTGCGTGTCTACCGCTGAAGTCATCAATACCCTGCCCGACGCTGACGCTATCCTGCGCCAGGTCTTTGGTTATCAGCAATTCCGTGCCGGACAGTCCGATATTATCGATACCGTGACCGGCGGACGCGATTGTCTGGTGGTCATGCCGACGGGCGGCGGGAAATCACTGTGTTATCAGATTCCGGCACTGATGCTGCCGGGGCTGACAGTGGTGGTGTCACCGCTGATTTCCCTGATGAAAGATCAGGTCGATCAGCTGCGCCTGCTCGGGGTGGAAGCCGGTTATCTGAATTCGGCACAGACCGCGCAGGAACAGCAGAAGGTACTGGAAGGGTGTCACAATAACCGCATCAAACTGCTGTATGTGGCACCGGAACGCCTGCTGATGAGCAGTTTTATCCGCCAGTTACAGCAGTGGCAGCCGTCGCTGCTGGCGGTGGATGAAGCGCACTGTATCTCTCAGTGGGGACACGATTTCCGGCCGGAATACTGCGCGATAGGCGAGCTTCGCCAGCATCTGCCGGGTGTGCCGGTGATTGCCCTGACGGCCACCGCCGATAATACCACCCGTTCTGATATCTGCTCGCGGCTGCGCCTCAGTGACCCGCTGATCCACATCAGCAGCTTTGACCGCCCGAATATCCGCTACACGCTGGTGGAAAAATATAAAGCGTTTGATCAGCTGTGGATGTTTGTCCGTGGTCAGAAAGGCCAGTGCGGTATTATTTACTGTAACAGCCGTAATAAAGTGGAAGATGTCGCCGCCCGTCTGCAAAAGCGCGGACTGAGTGTCGCGGCGTATCATGCCGGCCTGGATAATTCACAGCGTGAATGGGTCCAGGATGCTTTCCTCAAGGACAACTTACAGGTCGTGGTCGCCACGGTGGCATTCGGGATGGGGATTAACAAATCCAACGTCCGTTTTGTCGCGCACTTTGATATCCCGCGCAATATTGAGTCCTATTATCAGGAAACCGGCCGTGCAGGACGTGACGGGGTCAGTGCGGAAGCGGTTCTGTTTTATGACCCGGCGGATATGGCGTGGCTGCGCCGTTGTCTGGATGAAAAACCGGCCGGGCCGCAGAAAGATATCGAACAGCACAAGCTGAATGCCATGGGCGCGTTTGCCCAGGCACAGACCTGCCGCCGTCTGGTATTGCTCAATTACTTCGGTGAGAACCGCCAGACACCGTGCGGTAACTGCGATATCTGCCTGGATCCGCCGAAACAGTATGACGGGCTGGTTGAGGCACAGCAGGCGCTGTCCTGCATCTACCGCGCCGGGCAGCGTTTTGGTCTGGGGTATATTGTGGATGTGCTGCGCGGCTCGAATAATCAGCGGATCCGTGAATACGGACACGACAAACTCGCGGTTTACGGTATAGGCAAAGATAAAAGCCAGGAACACTGGGTCAGTGTGCTGCGCCAGTTGATCCACTTAGGGCTGATAACGCAAAACATCGCCAATTATTCTGCGTTACAATTAACCGAATCCGCCCGTCCGGTTCTGCGCGGCGAAGTACCGCTGCAACTCGCGGTGCCGAGGATCCAGAATATCAAACCGCGTCAGACTGCCCGCAGCTACGGCGGTAATTACGACAAAAAACTGTTCGCGAAATTGCGCAAGCTGCGCAAATCCATTGCGGATGAGGAAAATATCCCGCCGTTTGTGGTGTTTAACGATGCCACACTCATTGAAATGGCGGAACAATGCCCGGTCAGGGCAAATGATTTACTCTTGATAAATGGCGTCGGAGAGCGGAAACTGGAACGATTCGGCGATGCATTTATGGCCCTTATCCGCGAGCATCTCACCGGATTTGATGACTAAAGGAGCACCCTATGCTGCCACCGGATACCCTGAAAGCAAGCTGGCTGGAACGCGAAGCGGAGTATTCCGCCTTTGTGAACGGCCCGTTACTTGATTTCTGGAGCAACCGGGATGAGCGGACATTTCAGGGCACGGATGATGTCACTATCCGCTATGTGCAGTTTACCGATCCTGCGCATGACAAAGTGCTGGTGATCAGCTCCGGACGCAGCGAAAGCTACGTCAAATATCCGGAAGTTCTGTACGATTTTTTCCACCTCGGTTTTGATGTCTTTATTATGGATCACCGGGGGCAGGGGCTTTCCGGGCGGATGCTGGATGATCCGCAAAAAGGCCATGTCGAGCGTTTTGACGACTATATTGATGATTTTTCTCAGTTCACCAACATCGCGCTGGCGGAGAAAAATTACGCTTACCGCTATGCACTGGCGCACTCGATGGGCGGTGCGATACTGGGCGGTTATCTGTTGCGCGAGCCGGACACCTTCCGTGCCGCGGTATTATGTGCCCCGATGTTCGGTATCAATTTACCGATGCCGATGTGGCTGGCGAATATGATTGTGAACCGGGCTGATAAACGGCCGTCGGAACGCAATGAGTATGCGGTATCAACCGGGAAGTGGCAGCCGTTGCCGTTTTTAATCAACATGCTGACCCACAGTTACCCGCGGTACCGGCGTTACCTGCGCTGTTATGCTGACTATCCTGCTTTACGTCTCGGCGGACCCACGTATCACTGGTTACGCGAAAGCATTGATATCGGACAAAAGATAATTGCGCAGGCGGGAGAGATAAACACCCCGCTGATGGTGCTGATGGCATCAGAGGATAAGGTGGTGGACAATCGGGAGTTGCTGGCTTTCTGCGAAAAGCGCCGTAAAGCCCGGACAGGACAAGAAGAAGAACATATGCCTCTGACGTTTGAGGGAGCTTATCACGAGATCCTGTTCGAAGAAGACGCGTTGCGCGCTGTCGCGCTCAATGCGATTTGTCATTTTTTCGGACTCCACTAATCAATTTTCAGGAATTTGCATATGTATCATGTGGTTGCTTCAGATTTAGACGGAACGTTATTATCACCTGCCCACAGTTTGACCCCCTACACCAAGGAAACCCTCCGCCTGCTGACCATCAATAAAGGCGTGCATTTTGTTTTTGCCACCGGCCGCCATCATGTGGATGTGGCGCAGATCCGTGATGCACTGGGAATTGACGCGTTTATGATCACCTCCAACGGCGCGCGGGTACACAACACCAAAGGTGAGCTGGTATTCAGTCATGATGTGGATCCGGATGTGGTCCGCGAGCTGTGCCTGATGGAGTTTGATAACCCGGATATCCTCACCAACTATTACCGGGGTGACGGCTGGATGATCAACCGGGAAAGCCCGGAACAGAAAGAGTTTTTCCAGGAATCTGTTTTTATGTATGAGCTGTTTGACCGTAATGATTTTCCGGTTGATCAGGTCTGCAAAGTCTACTTTACCTGTGACGATCACGAGAAACTTGTCGCGCTGGAAGCCAAAATCCGCGTGCGTTTCGGCAATAAAGTGAATGTCAGTTTCTCTCTGCGCAGCTGTCTGGAAGTGATGGCCGGAGGTGTCTCTAAAGGTGAGGCGCTGCAGCAGGTCGCGGAATCACTGGGCTACCGCCTGAATGACTGCATTGCTTTCGGTGACGGTATGAATGACCGCGAAATGCTGGAAATGGCCGGAAAAGGCTGCATTATGGCGGGAGCACATCAGCGCCTGAAAGATATTCTGCCGGAAATGGAAGTGATTGGCTCTAATGCGGATGATGCGGTTGCTCATTATCTGCGCCGGTTATATCAGCAGTAATTTTTATATTCAGATCAACAAAAAAGCCGCCGGAAAATAAATCCGGCGGCTTTTTTGTTTCTGGGAGTATTATCAGGAAAATGCCAGGAACGGCGACACACAGAGCAGCATCCCGGTAAAAATAATCAGATACAGGGAGATGCCTTTATATTTATGCAGCATCGGGACTTTATAAACCAGATAAGCCGGAATCAGACAACCGACCATCCCGAAAATCGGACTGCATATTGAGGTAAAGCTCAGTACCGGTGCGTTGAGAATAATGGCGCCCCAGGCCAGCAGCACCGCAAATACCATAATGCCGTATTTCACCAGGGTTTCATTAATCCGCTCCGCAGGCATCATGCGCTGCAGAATATTCATCACAATCCCTTGCGTGGCTTCGCGGAACCCGAGATATACCCCGAAGAACGCCGTCATAACCGCAAAAATATTCAGCATTACGCTGACCACAGTTACCCAGCCGCCGGGGAAGAATTTAGCGGCGATTGCCAGTGCGGAAATATTCTGCTGATAAGCTTTAACCGCCTCGTCATGACCCATTGCCAGGGTAAAGGAAACGGCATAGAAAAAGACGGTACAGAACAGGATAATAAAGGCGATATTCATTGCCCGCAGGGCTTTAAAGCGGGCCACTTCCCGGTTCACATTCTGATTGCGGAATGAAATGACCATCGGGCTGAGAGTCTGAATAAACAGAATGGATGTCAGGGTAAACGGCAGTGTAATAACCGCTTCTTTAATTAAACGGCCAACCGGCGGCAGTGAGCCGATATTATACAGGTGCCACATGCCCACCATCGATATACCGAGTGCGGCGACAATAAACAGCTTGGTCAGCACCATAAAACTGGATAATTTAAATAACAGCTTTTCGCCGCGTGAAGAGATAGCGACCAGCAGGCAAATCAGAATTAATCCGTACCACGGACTGTCGGATAATAATCCTTCTGTCACACCGAAAGTCTGGAAATAAGACGCACTGTCATTTGTGATGGCAGTGGAATAAACAAACATCCAGATCACCAGCATAATAAAATACAGCGCTCCGAGTAATATCCCCCAGTTTTTACCGAGATAACCGGTAATCACACTCGGATAGTCTTTACATTCCGGGGATTCCGCGAGCGTGTTAATAAATAACCGCTGGAACAGATACATGGCCGGATAGCCGATAACGGAGGATAGCAGGAAAACCCATAACCCCATCAGACCGACCTGAACCGGTAAGAAAACAATACCGGCGCCGATAGCCATCCCGATGCTCATAATAACCCAGCCGGCGTCGGTACCATCAAATTTGGTCGCTGC is a genomic window containing:
- a CDS encoding amino acid permease, with translation MLFMAINTTRSAAENSGMSEEQWRAATKFDGTDAGWVIMSIGMAIGAGIVFLPVQVGLMGLWVFLLSSVIGYPAMYLFQRLFINTLAESPECKDYPSVITGYLGKNWGILLGALYFIMLVIWMFVYSTAITNDSASYFQTFGVTEGLLSDSPWYGLILICLLVAISSRGEKLLFKLSSFMVLTKLFIVAALGISMVGMWHLYNIGSLPPVGRLIKEAVITLPFTLTSILFIQTLSPMVISFRNQNVNREVARFKALRAMNIAFIILFCTVFFYAVSFTLAMGHDEAVKAYQQNISALAIAAKFFPGGWVTVVSVMLNIFAVMTAFFGVYLGFREATQGIVMNILQRMMPAERINETLVKYGIMVFAVLLAWGAIILNAPVLSFTSICSPIFGMVGCLIPAYLVYKVPMLHKYKGISLYLIIFTGMLLCVSPFLAFS